A single Thermoanaerobacterium sp. RBIITD DNA region contains:
- the amrA gene encoding AmmeMemoRadiSam system protein A — translation MGKLLSAYLMPHPPIIVHEVGHGEENKIQKTIDSLNKVSQNIKVQDPNTIIVISPHAYVFRDAVSIDFQEHLNGDLSQFGAYSVKMEYDNDLNLAKSIVNNTKEQGIPIAEIDNKMIKKFHLSKELDHGTIVPLYFVKKHSENFKLIRMSYGFLSFEELYEFGMAIAKSIRDSDKNVTFIASGDLSHKLTQDSPNGYTPNGKVFDELILNLLKDMKIKEIIGMDKALIEDAAECGFRSICVMLGVLDGYKVKADILSHEGPFGVGYGVAEFIPENYTGKSLLEDLYKIKKEKMNVIREKEDSYVKLARESLEYYLKNGKRMDKPIDLPEEMLNRRAGVFVSLHKDGELRGCIGTIYPQGKDIADEIIRNAISAGIDDPRFYPVELDELDDIVYSVDVLTEPEPITSKEELDPKKYGVIVKSGYRSGVLLPDLDGVNTIDEQISIALKKAGINPNEKYSLERFEVVRHK, via the coding sequence ATGGGTAAGTTATTGTCAGCTTATTTAATGCCACATCCACCTATCATTGTACATGAGGTAGGACACGGTGAGGAAAATAAGATACAAAAGACTATAGATTCCTTAAACAAGGTATCTCAAAATATAAAAGTACAAGATCCTAATACTATAATAGTTATTTCACCACATGCATATGTTTTTAGAGATGCTGTTTCTATAGATTTTCAAGAACATTTAAACGGTGATTTAAGTCAATTTGGAGCATATAGTGTGAAAATGGAATATGATAATGATTTAAATCTTGCTAAAAGCATTGTGAATAATACGAAAGAACAAGGAATACCAATTGCCGAAATTGACAATAAAATGATAAAAAAATTTCATCTGTCAAAAGAATTAGATCACGGAACTATAGTTCCCCTGTATTTTGTAAAAAAGCATAGCGAGAATTTTAAATTAATCCGTATGTCATATGGATTTTTATCTTTTGAAGAGCTTTATGAATTCGGAATGGCAATAGCTAAATCAATTAGAGATAGCGATAAAAACGTAACATTTATAGCAAGTGGAGATCTTTCGCACAAATTAACACAAGATAGTCCTAATGGTTATACGCCAAACGGGAAAGTTTTTGATGAACTAATATTAAATTTGCTTAAGGATATGAAAATTAAAGAAATAATAGGGATGGATAAAGCTTTGATAGAAGACGCTGCAGAATGTGGATTCAGATCCATATGTGTAATGCTTGGTGTATTAGACGGCTACAAAGTTAAAGCAGATATATTATCACATGAGGGTCCATTTGGCGTCGGCTATGGAGTTGCTGAATTCATACCAGAAAATTATACAGGTAAAAGTTTGTTAGAAGATTTATATAAAATTAAAAAAGAAAAAATGAATGTGATAAGAGAAAAAGAAGATTCATATGTAAAACTTGCGAGAGAAAGCCTTGAGTATTATTTGAAAAATGGAAAGAGAATGGATAAACCAATAGACTTGCCCGAGGAAATGTTAAATAGAAGGGCTGGTGTATTTGTATCATTGCATAAAGATGGAGAATTGAGAGGCTGCATAGGTACGATATATCCACAGGGGAAGGATATTGCAGATGAAATAATAAGGAATGCCATAAGTGCCGGTATAGACGATCCAAGGTTTTATCCAGTAGAACTTGATGAGCTTGATGATATAGTATATTCAGTTGATGTACTAACGGAGCCGGAACCAATTACATCAAAAGAAGAACTTGATCCTAAAAAATATGGTGTAATTGTAAAAAGTGGTTATAGAAGTGGGGTGTTATTACCGGACCTTGATGGTGTAAATACTATTGACGAACAAATATCTATTGCACTTAAAAAAGCTGGAATAAATCCCAATGAAAAATATTCACTAGAAAGATTTGAGGTTGTGAGACATAAATGA